In the genome of Sulfurimonas autotrophica DSM 16294, the window AAGTTCTAACAATGCTAACTGTGTATCATTTATATTTGTGAGAGGTTCACTGATGTATTTATCTATGCCAAGATTAATAACTTCGGGAAAATAGTGTGCGTTTTGATTTTGTGTTATAAGAGCAATGACTTGGGATTCATGACACTTTTTAATATCTTTTACCAAAATGATAGCATCTGCTAACTCAAGACTGATGATAACAATGTCAAAATATTTTGTATGCTTTGAATAATGATTTTTATATAGGGTAAGTGTATCTTGCGCAGTATTAGTTACGACTACATGAGGAGAAAGTTTCTTCAGGAGTGCAGAGATTTCATCTTTTACACTAAGATTACTCTCAACATATAAAATTTTTAAATCTGCATACGCTCTTAGATCTTGAAGAAGATTCATACTTTAATCCCTTGATATTATAATTTATTATATATAATAAAACATTGATTTAAAATTAAAGTATGTAACTAAAGATTAATTATACATGATAGTTCGGCGCCTCTTGTGTGATAATAACATCATGAACATGCGACTCTTTCAAACCTGCTGATGTGATTTCAACAAATTCCGCTTTATCCCAAAACGCTTCTATGCTCTCACTTCCGCAGTAACCCATAGAAGAACGTAGTCCTCCCATCATTTGATGAACGATTCCCGCAATAGAACCGCGAAACGGTACACGTCCTTCGATTCCTTCAGGAACAAGTTTATCGGCTGCTGTCCCTTCTTGGAAATATCTGTCGTTACTTCCTTTTTGCATAGCACCGATTGAACCCATTCCACGGTATGACTTGTACTGACGCCCTTGAAACATAATAGTTTCACCCGGTGATTCTTCCGTACCTGCTAAAAGTGAACCGGCCATAACACATGCAGCACCGACTGCAAGAGCTTTAGAAATATCTCCGGAATATTTAATACCGCCGTCTGCTATAACAGGCACTCCATGTTTTCTTGCAGCAGCGGCACATTCATCAATAGCAGAAATTTGAGGAACACCGACACCTGCAACAATACGGGTTGTACAAATAGAACCTGGTCCAATTCCTACCTTTACAGCATCAGCACCTGCTTCAATTAGTGCTTCAGTTGCTTCTGCAGTGGCAATATTACCGGCAATTATATCTACTTCCAAAGAGTCCTTAATCGCTTTTACCGTATCTAAAATACCTTTTGAATGACCATGCGCAGAATCAAGTACAAGCACATCTGCACCGGCATCGACAAGTGCTTTTGCTCTGTCCATCTGTCCAACACCGATAGCTGCACCGACTACAAGACGACCAAAAGCATCTTTGTTTGAATTTGGGTACTCTATACGTTTTTTGATATCTTTAATGGTAACAAGACCTTTTAAAAAGCCTTCATTATCAATAATAGGGAGTTTTTCTATTTTATTTTGGTGCATAATATCAGCAGCCTCATCAAGTGAGATACCTTTCTTAGCAGTAATCAATGGCATTTTTGTCATAACTTCTTCTGCACTTTTACGCATATTTTTCTCAAAACGCATATCACGGTTTGTTAAAATTCCAAGAAGTTTATTATGCCCGTCTACAACAGGAACACCGGAGATTTTAAATTCTTTCATCAATGCTTCAGCATCTGCCAATGTTGCATCAGGATGGACATAAATCGGATCAATGATAATTCCGCTTTCAGATTTTTTTACTTTTTTAACCTGTTTGCATTGTGTCTCAATATCCATATTTTTATGAATTATCCCAATACCTCCAAGTCTTGCCATTGCAATAGCCGCGCGATACTCCGTTACAGTATCCATAGCAGCGGAAACCATAGGAATTTTAAGGCTGATGTTACGAGTTAATTTTGTTTCAAGAGAGACCTCTTTTGGAAGTACTTCCGAATATTGTGGTACTAAAAGTACATCTTCAAATGTCAGGGCGCGTTTACGAATTCTCATGGGTATCCTTTTGTAGAGTATAGAAGTTAAAATTTTTGCATTATACCTCTTTTGTGGTTAAAAAGAGGTAAAATCTAAAAACATAAACTGGGAAAGCAGAATAATTATACCGACTAAAGTAAAGGGAAAGAAGTGGCTTTTAAATACCCAGGGATTGATTCCGAAAAGTTTTTGATTAATTCCGCGAAAACCGAGCCATAAACCTAAAAATGCTTTGATAGAGAGTGCTGCTTGAAAGGTTGTAGGACCATCGGGTCCAATTTTTCCAAAAACCTGGCTAAAAAGATAGAGTCCGCTTGCAACTGCAACCATTAATGCATAAGGAACAACCTTTCTTACATTCATCATGATGGCTTCTCGGGCTTTTTTATGTTCTTCTTCGCTGAGAGTCTGTTTCATTTTAGATAAAAAAAGTATATCTACAAATAAAAAACCGCCGTAAATAAAAACAGAATAAATATGAATGGTATGTATTAACGTGTATAAAATTACTTATCCTTTTTTAGTGATTTTCTAAAGAGATGATAGTTTTCGGCTTCTAACATGTCTTCTATGTAGCCGTTGACACATTTTGTACAATTCGTCCAAACACCTGAAGGGAGTCTGACCTCAAGCTTTTTCTTTTCACGTAATTTGATTATTTTTTTGGGACTTAAAACTTTTGTAACAGGAGCAAAATCAACATCTGTCAAGTCTATATCGTCTTTATAAAAGATAGTCTGTTTTTTAAAGTTTCCCCATCCGGGGATGCCGTCTTCCGTGTATGGAACTTCATGTCCGTTTTTAAATTTTACCATCATTTTGTAATGAGAATTTTCAAAAACCTGAGAAACTTTACCGCGGCCAAATACTAAACCGTAGAGTTTATCTTTTACTTTTACATTGTCAAAATATGCCATTTTTTCTCCTTTTTTAAAATAATACCGAAATATTATTTCATTATTATTACATTAGTTGTAAGCAATTTCTTTTTCAAGACTAAGTGAACCGTCAAAAAGCGTCTGCTCATCATAAGCATTTGCAATAAGCTGCAGTCCGATAGGCATGCCGTCACTGTTTTTCATAATAGGCAGTGAAAGAGCAGGCAGACCGGCAAGGTTCACGCTGATTGTATAAATATCACTTAAATACATCTCCATCGGGTTTGCAAGTTCTCCAAATTTTGGTGCAACACTCGGTGCAACCGGAGAGAGAATCAAGTCAACATCTTTAAATATTTTTGCATACTCATCTTTAATAAGATGACGTGTTTTTTGGGCTTTTACATAGTACGCTTCATAATATCCGCTGCTTAAAACAAAGTTGCCAAGTAAGATACGGCGCTTGACTTCATCACCAAAGCCTTCACTTCTTGTGTTGTAGTAAGTCTCTTCAAGGTTCGCACCCTCAACACGGTTTCCATAACGAATGCCGTCATATCTTCCAAGATTGGTTGTTGCTTCTGCAGTTGCTGTGATGTAGTAAGCTGAGATATCATATTTAGCATCCATCATCTCATGTTCTGCTATTGTATGCCCTTGTGCTTTGAGTGCATCAATGGCTTTTGCGTAAGCCTCTTTAATGTCATCACTTGCATTTTCAATGTACTTTGGCAATACGGCAATTGTGAGTTTTTTGCTCGGGTCAAGCTTGTCGCTGACTTTGTCATCCATCATGGCGTTCGTTGAGTCTTTTTCATCACTTCCGCTGATAATGTCATAAAGTATGGCGGCATCTTCAACATTTTGTGTCATCGGCCCGATTTGATCAAGACTCGATGCATACGCACCAAGACCGTAACGACTCACTCTTCCGTATGTCGGTTTCATTCCTACTATGCCGCAATAAGCCGCAGGCTGACGAATAGAACCGCCAGTATCAGAACCAAGGGCAGCTATAGCTAAACCTGCACCGACTGCCGCGGCAGATCCGCCTGAACTTCCACCCGGAACGCACTCAGGGTTTACAGGGTTGAGTGTTTTGCCGTAGCAGCTTGATTCTGTTGTTGAACCCATGGCAAATTCATCCATGTTTGTTCGTCCAAACGGGCTGAGTCCTGCATTTAAAAGTTTGTTGATAACTGTCGCATTATAAGGAGCAATGTAGCCTT includes:
- the guaB gene encoding IMP dehydrogenase codes for the protein MRIRKRALTFEDVLLVPQYSEVLPKEVSLETKLTRNISLKIPMVSAAMDTVTEYRAAIAMARLGGIGIIHKNMDIETQCKQVKKVKKSESGIIIDPIYVHPDATLADAEALMKEFKISGVPVVDGHNKLLGILTNRDMRFEKNMRKSAEEVMTKMPLITAKKGISLDEAADIMHQNKIEKLPIIDNEGFLKGLVTIKDIKKRIEYPNSNKDAFGRLVVGAAIGVGQMDRAKALVDAGADVLVLDSAHGHSKGILDTVKAIKDSLEVDIIAGNIATAEATEALIEAGADAVKVGIGPGSICTTRIVAGVGVPQISAIDECAAAARKHGVPVIADGGIKYSGDISKALAVGAACVMAGSLLAGTEESPGETIMFQGRQYKSYRGMGSIGAMQKGSNDRYFQEGTAADKLVPEGIEGRVPFRGSIAGIVHQMMGGLRSSMGYCGSESIEAFWDKAEFVEITSAGLKESHVHDVIITQEAPNYHV
- the gatA gene encoding Asp-tRNA(Asn)/Glu-tRNA(Gln) amidotransferase subunit GatA; this translates as MITLKEALSLSKDELNKFKKELHTKIEANKDLNAYIDVNNVGEGVPIAIKDNIQVKEWSVTSGSKILQGYIAPYNATVINKLLNAGLSPFGRTNMDEFAMGSTTESSCYGKTLNPVNPECVPGGSSGGSAAAVGAGLAIAALGSDTGGSIRQPAAYCGIVGMKPTYGRVSRYGLGAYASSLDQIGPMTQNVEDAAILYDIISGSDEKDSTNAMMDDKVSDKLDPSKKLTIAVLPKYIENASDDIKEAYAKAIDALKAQGHTIAEHEMMDAKYDISAYYITATAEATTNLGRYDGIRYGNRVEGANLEETYYNTRSEGFGDEVKRRILLGNFVLSSGYYEAYYVKAQKTRHLIKDEYAKIFKDVDLILSPVAPSVAPKFGELANPMEMYLSDIYTISVNLAGLPALSLPIMKNSDGMPIGLQLIANAYDEQTLFDGSLSLEKEIAYN